From Pelagibacterium flavum:
TCCGGAGCCCGAAGCTGAATCGCCCCGTCCCAGCTCGATCGAGGATATCATTGCCTCCGCGGAGCGGGCTTCGCATGAACCTGACGATATCGAGCCTTCCACGACCGAGCCGGACGAGGACGAGCGGGTGGTCCCGTTCGTGCCTTCTGTCGAACGGGAGGAACATGAGGCTCCCGAAGCTCATGGAGTCGAGGAAAAGCACTTCATAATTTCGGAAGCCGATGCGCAACCGCGTAGCGGCGTGCCGCTGATCGACCTTCATGGGCGTCCACTGAGCGGCGCGCACGAGGTGGCTTCCGAGCCGGAGCCGGCAATGTCGAGCGTCCGCGAGGTGGAGCTTGAGCCGGGCATTCTGGCGCGCCCGGAAGTTTCCGACGCTCAAGTGGCGATCGACCGCGCGATTGCTGCGCTCGATCGGGAAGCGCGCGGGGAAACGACCGCCGCCGACGAAACTGGCGCATCACCCGCCGATGAAGATGAAAACGAGAGCCCCAGTGACGACGATGGCGGGTCGCGGCGCGGTTTTGGCGCCTTTACCATATTCCTTCTGATTTCGGTGCTGCTTTTGGGCGGCGGCGGTCTGGCGGGGTACTGGGCCTGGCGTGAGGGGTTCGTCGATCTCAATGCGGTCTTTGCACAGAACCAGACACCGGAAACCACCGAAGTCGCCGACGCCGACCCGGTGACCGATCCGACACCGGCTGAAACCCAGCCGGAGACGCCTGAAGCGGTCAATACAACGCCCGAGGTGCCGAGTTCCAACGGCGAAGTGAGCGGGTCGACCATGCCCGGAGAGGAATTGCCGTTCACTGAAACGGAAACTCCGTCAACCACGCCGAGTGAGCCCGAGGCTACGTTCGAGGACCGGCTTCCCGCCGAGGCCGGTACTCCGGCGAGCCCGGACGGCGATGGCGAGGACGAGGCCGGCGTCGCGATCACCACGGACGGTCCGCAATCGCTGCTGCTCGAGGAGCAGGCCGGCGGGGCAGCAGGTGCAGTGCCTTATACGGGTAGCGTGGAATGGTCGCGCGGGACCGACGAACTGGGGCATCCGACGATCATCGCCGAGGCATCGATTCCGGCGCGCAACCTGGACGTCGAGGTCTTGTTGCGGCGCAATGCGGATGACAATTTGCCGGCAAGTCACCTCATGGAGGTGAACTTCTCGGTGGCTGAAAGTTTTGTCGGCGGTTCGATTGCCAACCTGCCGGGGGTCCTGCTCAAGAACGAGGAACTGGTGCAGGGCCAGCCGCTGACCGGGGCGTCGGCTCGGATCGTGGGCAATTCGTTCCTGTTCGCGCTTTCGAGCGCGAGCGATCTTGATGTCGAGAACAATCTCAACCTGCTCGAAAGCCGCCAATGGATGGATTTGGCCATGGTTTACGGCACCGGCCGGCGCGCAATTCTGACGCTCGAAAAGGGCGAAGATGGCGAGGCAATCTTTGCCGATGTTCTGGCGGCGTGGGCAGAGCTCGATGGCGCGGCGGGGGCCGACGCCGAGCCGGAGGCGGAGGAGGATGCCGCCGAGGCAGCGGGCGGTTAGCGCGCTTCCAGGACTGTGCGTCCATCTTCGATGCGGTAAGTGCGGTCGGCCAACGCCTTGATGTCGTCGGCCTGATGGGAAACCACTATGTTTCGCCAGTTGTTGGCGCGCACCATTTGAGCGACGAGGTCGCGGATTGGGGCCGCGGTTTTGTTGTCGAGGCCGGTGAACGGCTCGTCTAGCAGCAGTATGGGCCGATTGCGCAACAGCGTGCGGGCCAGGGCGACACGTTGCTTCTGGCCGCCCGACAGGCGCGCGGCGCGGCGGTTGATCATGTCTGACAACCCCATCTGATCGAGCGCCGCAACTACTCTTTCATCGTTGGCTTTGGTGCCGCCGCCCAGCCCCAGCGCCACATTGGCGCCGGTGGAGAGATGATCGAAGAGATTGTCCGATTGGAACAGGATCGAAACGGGGCGCTGTTCGGGGGGGAGTTCCAATATGGTGCGGCCCGCAAGCCGGATATCGCCCGAAGCCGGTTCGAGAAAGCCAGCGATCAGATCGAACAGGGTCGACTTGCCGGCGCCGGAGGGCCCGATCAGGCCGACGATTTCGCCGGGCTTTATGCTCATATCGAAGGCAAAGCCGGTTTTGCCGCCATCATAGCTGAAGGTGAGACGGTCAATTTCGAGCATTGGTCAGCTTTTCAAAAAGTTTGGGGATGAGGATGAAGGCCGCGACGCTCACGATCAGCAGGACCGCAGCAATGGCCTCGGCGTCATTGGTGCGATAGGCGCCCAGCGCGCGGTACATCAGCCAGGGCAGCGTGGAAAATTCCGATGTTCCAAACAGCGATATGACACCCAGATCGCCCAATGAAAAAACGAAGGCGACGGCCAGGGCATAGCCAATGGGCTGGCCAAGCAGCGGCCATTCGATCCGGCGCCATTGGCTGAACGAAGACATGCCCAGCGAGCGGATGACGCGGTGATGGCGCAGGGTGAGCGCTTCGAGTGGCGGGGCGATGGTGGCAAAGACGAAGGGCAGCGCCAAAAGCGCATTGGCGAGGATCAAGACGATCGGGGCCACCATGACTGGTGCCAGGCCAGTCAGGCGGGCGAGAAGGAAAAAGCCGAGCGACAAAACGACGGCGGGGACCGCGAGATAGGCAAAGACCGGCAGGCCGAGGACAGCGCGCCAAAGCGAGCCCCTGGCCTGGAGCGCGCGGGCCATGCCGAGCGCGAGGCCCAGCGCAACGGCAAGCAGAGCGCTCAGGGTGCCGATTACCAGACTGGTAAGTGTGGCACGCCAGAAGGCGCTTTGGACGAGAATGTTCGAAATGGCGCCGAAGCCTTCGCCCAGGACGGCAATCAGGGGGGCGAGGAAGCCAGCGAGCAGGATGGTGAGGACGATCTGCTGGAGGCCGGTTAGCCAGGGGCGTTCGGGCCAGTGGATATGGCTGGGAGAACCGAACAGGTTGGCGGCGGGCGAAAGGGTTGATGCGGGGATGATGATGGCAGCGCAGACGACCAGTTGCACGATGGCGAGGTTGACGGCGGCTCCAAGGTCGAAATCGAGGCGCACCGCCTGATAGATGGCGACTTCGAGGGTCTGGTTGGCCGGGCCGCCGCCCAGGGTTAGGACGATGGGAAAGCTGGTAAAACACAAAAGAAAGATGGTGGCGGCCACGCCGGGGATCGAGGCGGCGAGCGCGGGAAGATCGATGATGGTAAAGCGCTGAAGCGGGCCAAGGCCCAGGCTGCGGCCGAGCTTGAGCTTTTCGATCGGGATGGCCGCCAACCGGTCGATAAAGATGCGGGCCGAAAAGGCGCCGTTCAGAACGACGTGGGCGGCGATGATGCCGCCGAGGCCGAAGATCGAGGAGCCGGTTTCCAGCCCGAAGGGGGCGAGCAGGAAATTGACCCAGCCATTGCGGCCCCAGATGGCCAGGAGGCCCGAGACGACAACGAGCGAGGGCATGACGAGCGCTGTGGATAGCAGGCCGATGACGGCGCCCCGGCCGGGAAAGCGCAGTCGATCGAGCGTCCAGGCAATGGTCATGCCGGCGAGGATCGACAGAACAGTCGACAGGGCAGCCTGGGTCGCGGAGGTGACCAGCAGGTATCCGATGCCGGTGACGCTGGAACCGGTGGTTGCAAAGCGTTGCCCGGCGACCCAGAGAGACACCAGAAGGGCAGCGATCAGAACAGCGACGATGGCGGCGACCGATGCACCGACGTAACGGCGGCCGGGACGCCAGGTGGAGGGTATCCCGGCCAATTTTTGCTACCTCAGCGTCGAGAACGCTTCCTCGATCCAGGCCCGAGTGTTGGCGGTCACTTCTTCGGCGTCAAGCAGAAGGGCGGGCTGGGGGTCGATCATTTCGGCAAAGCCGGGATTGAGCCCGCCTGTCGGTTCGAGTACCGGGTACATCCAGTTGGTTTCGGGCAGGGCGGCCTGCCCCTCGGGAGTGACGAGATAGGCAAGAAACTCGCGCGCCAACTCCTGGTTGGGGCTGGAAGCAAGAATGCCGGCGACTTCGATCTGGGTGTAGTGGCCCGCATCGAACTTTGCCGCCCGGTAGCGGTCTTCGCCTTCGGCAATCAGGTGATAGGCGGGGGAAGTGGTGTAGGAGAGCACCATATCGGCCTCGCCCGAGAGGAACAGGTCGTAGGATTCCGACCAGCCGCTGGTGACGGTCAGAATGTGCGGTGCGAGGCC
This genomic window contains:
- a CDS encoding ABC transporter permease family protein, yielding MAGIPSTWRPGRRYVGASVAAIVAVLIAALLVSLWVAGQRFATTGSSVTGIGYLLVTSATQAALSTVLSILAGMTIAWTLDRLRFPGRGAVIGLLSTALVMPSLVVVSGLLAIWGRNGWVNFLLAPFGLETGSSIFGLGGIIAAHVVLNGAFSARIFIDRLAAIPIEKLKLGRSLGLGPLQRFTIIDLPALAASIPGVAATIFLLCFTSFPIVLTLGGGPANQTLEVAIYQAVRLDFDLGAAVNLAIVQLVVCAAIIIPASTLSPAANLFGSPSHIHWPERPWLTGLQQIVLTILLAGFLAPLIAVLGEGFGAISNILVQSAFWRATLTSLVIGTLSALLAVALGLALGMARALQARGSLWRAVLGLPVFAYLAVPAVVLSLGFFLLARLTGLAPVMVAPIVLILANALLALPFVFATIAPPLEALTLRHHRVIRSLGMSSFSQWRRIEWPLLGQPIGYALAVAFVFSLGDLGVISLFGTSEFSTLPWLMYRALGAYRTNDAEAIAAVLLIVSVAAFILIPKLFEKLTNARN
- a CDS encoding thiamine ABC transporter ATP-binding protein, which encodes MLEIDRLTFSYDGGKTGFAFDMSIKPGEIVGLIGPSGAGKSTLFDLIAGFLEPASGDIRLAGRTILELPPEQRPVSILFQSDNLFDHLSTGANVALGLGGGTKANDERVVAALDQMGLSDMINRRAARLSGGQKQRVALARTLLRNRPILLLDEPFTGLDNKTAAPIRDLVAQMVRANNWRNIVVSHQADDIKALADRTYRIEDGRTVLEAR